TCTATGATGTATTTAGTACTTTACCGCTTAATAAGGTGGTGAATACTGCTGATGTTAAAATGCATAAACATAATAGAGGAGAGGACCTTGAATTATTTCTGAGACATTTGCTGAAAATATTAATTAGGCTATCCTTTTGTCAAGGTAGGACTCCAAACGGGACTATATGTTAAAGACTTTCAACTTCTTTACAACATAATTGGTGGTGCGAGTTCCATCATGTGTTTAGAGAATGGTGTATATTCTGAcacaaattttgtttaataGTCTCCTGAATCATGTGTGTGTAGCGCTTTGAATGATATGGACCTATCGAAACAAATTCATCTTTGAAAACAAAACCCCCTGTTCAAATGGGTTGTGATCTCGAGCTTCGGTGTATGTGATGGAGTTCATGGAGGTTAATAAGACTGGATTAGCGGTACCGATAGCACCTGACAGGAAATGGTCTCCTCCTCTTTCTGATTCAGTTTTCAAACTAAACCTTGCTCTCTCACAGTCTCGGTCTAAATCTTCAGTTGGTGTGGGTTTTCTTATTCGTAATTCAAAAGGGGAAGTGTTGGCAGCATCTTGTGAGCGTGTCGGGAAAGAGCTGCACTCTCTGTGGACAGCAGCTGTGGTAATGCGTAAGGCCCTTGTGTTTTGTCTAAACACTTGCTTTTCCAAGGTCATTATTGAGAGTAATTTTGCTAAGCTGGTGGACTTCATTAATTCAGATAGAATCTGCACTCTAGAGGTGGCTTGGATTTTGGAGGATATTAAACTTATATGTGAACAATTTGTTAGTATATCTTTTGTTTCTGTTCCTTTAAAATGTAACCGTGCTGCTCTAGCTTTAGCTAGTGCTACAAAAGAGAATGAAGAGActattgtttgattagaagaatgtctctcttttctctttcccaTTGTACAGcgtaatattaattaaataaagcCTACTATCGtttcatctcaaaaaataaataaataaataaagtccaCTATTGTTTcgtctccaaaaaaaaaaaaaaaaaaaaaaaaaaccttgaacttAAAATCAATAAACCGAGCACCAAGCTAAGAGTGCACCACAATCAGAGAAAAGGTATTGTCTTAAGATGGATGATCTCCACGACCTCTCTGACCAGCCAATTTCCAATGCCACTAAAATGAACAATAATAAGCTGAAGCCCTCCAAATTGGAATCAGCTGCTTAAGAAAGCAGAGAATTCAAACAATTGAGAACACATGAGAAGAAACAATAAAGATTCCACCTTATAACAATTGTATGTTCTACAAAGTAAAATCCAATCCACAATTGAAGAGAGAGCATAAAAAAGAGTAGAACCATCGTGATTATTATTTACAATCAAACTGCAATCCCATTAATTTGTTCAATGACACTGATAGTTATATATGTAGGAAATGGCAAAGCCTCGGTTACACAATACTTTAGACACTGCCCTTTGCAGGTAAAGGTGCATTATAATCACCTACGAAAACCTGACCTTGTTCACCTTCACCATCCTTTCCTGTTTCATCCAAGTAGTCCTCTCGAGCATTGGCAGCTAACATAAGGCAAACCAACCAGAAGAGGGATGAATCAAGGGATAAAAAGGCACCACCACCAAGGAGGCCAGTCTTGGCAGTCGGGCATTCAGTATCGAGACTGCTATACACATTGCGCACTTGGTGAATCTGCTCTGTGATTGTTGGCCATAACAGCAGTGCTGCGGCTAATCCAGTAGTAAACCTGTGTAATTTCACAAAAGAACCAAAGATTAGAATGAGATAAACGCAGTCAAGTAGAAATCAGTTTCATAGAAAACGAACTTGGTTTCTCTAAATGAAACTGCTCCCAACATACACACGCATTGCATGTCCACTACTAGTTGCTAGTAAAATTGGTGGGTTTgcttgaacaaaaaaaatagatggtGGACAAAGGAAATATTAAGCAATGAGGTTTACTGGATTTGAGGTACaagtaatttaaaaagaaaataaaaactgaaaccaaaaaaaaaaaaagaaattttgtacATGCAAAAAAGACTGCCAACACAAGGCCACTGCAGTTTAGATTTTCCAATGGTTTGATGAAATCAGTGAACAAGCTGTGTGGCTGTTTGATTAGTCTAACCATCATGTCTGGTATGTTCTCATAATATTGAATCTAATGGCAATATAATTCACCTTTTCTATTgtataattttcatatttaaaaagaGAATATATACCTCCAAAAATGACAAGGTTTCCCTAAGATTTCAAACAAATACAGACCTTTTTTGAATCGGTAAGTTACTCACACATCCAAATAAATCTTGAACCAACTGCCATACTCTCTACTGTATTCTTATAGGGGAGAGAGTTCCATTTAAATTAGTGTTTATTGGCCAAACAAAACCAGATTTACTTGCAAGAAGCTTGTGTCCAAACTAAAATGGAAAGCAGTAAGAAAGGGGCAAAGCTGGTCCTCTCATTTAACCTAGAATTAGTCATTTGGCATGCCTTCCCCATAGACTGGCAGTTACAGGCTACATAGATATTTATTAACTTCCATAACCTTCTTTTGTCTATATAATAACAAAGCCTACAATCATTGTTTATTGAAAGTTTAAAACTGATACCAAATGGGcaggctttctttttttttttctttttctttttttataaatagagTGTGCTGGCTTAATTAAATGGCCATAAACATCCAAGTACatattgaaaaaataactaatgTCCCAGTTACTTGGTTTGCTTTATTTCAAAGATATGCCTCTAGTGTACTTCATTTTGACACATCCAACACCAGATTTCCATTTAAAGaaggtttcaactttcaacacAAAACACCTTCACTTAAGTCTACTGGAAAATTGGCTGTGTACACGTGTGTGCGTATGCGAGCATGTGTATACGTATGTAAAGGATGACAAATCAGCATTATAAGAGGAAATTATGGGAGAATAAGAATTTAGGAAAGTATGCTTACAAAGCAATGTTGAAGAATACAACAAAACTAGTGCTTCTAAACATAGCACCCTGAGGAACAGATTTTCCTTTGTAAGGGTAGAACAGAGACAAATACCCAGCCACAGTGGTTGCAATGAGAAATGCAACAGACAAATACCCCAAAACGACAGTTGGATCTGATGGATACTTGCAGGTAACAGAACTTTTCCCTATTATCTGAGTTCCAGTTGCTGGCTGAAGAAaccagagagaaaaaaataaagaatttagaCGGTAACCAGGAGACAACCATTAAAAGAATGGAGAACAAATATAGAGGTAGCATTCAGTATAGTTAGCTACTAAGTGCTCCATTGCTTGCAACACTTCGAAAGGTaaaaagaagtgaaaaataaataaataaagaggacTAATGGGGCTAGAAAATaagaattgttaaaattaaaataacaataaaaggGAATTAAAAGCACACAAATGCCTTGTAGCTGTAGAAAGATCATAAAACCAATTCAATGGAACTATTAGTGAAAAAGGTTGTAATCAATgggtaaaacttaggtacaattcCTTAGATTTCATACCTTAGATTCTCCAATTAAAGTCAATCACATGGTTATATTAACtcttttttcaagaaaaataaattcaaaatgtgCTTTATTAATCAATGCAACaacatgattgaatttaattggagaaccTACGGCACAAATCCTAAGGAACCGTACCAAAGTTTTGTCCATCATAAAAATGTCATCTATGTTCAGAAATtggaaatttataaaaattctaTTGAATCAAGtgtcaacaacaacaaaaaaccttagatcccaaaatttttggggtcgactatggatcctcaacaagaTTAGTTAGGGCcggccacatgtattcttttcctaAATTCTATTCTATTGGAAATCATAACCTCTGTTACTTCCTTAATCAAATCAAGTGTctagaattaaatttttaaaaaaataaaaaataaaaaatcaatcatttcacgaaaataaataactaactAGTAGCAGTGGTTGCAGGAATGAAGGAATCATATCAGAAGACTAGAAATATTTCTACTTAAGTACTAATTGATACAATAAGAAGATGAAAAACTAAATCTTGCAAATAGTGGTGATTTAGTAAATCCTTGTATAAACagaattttactttttactaaTTTGTTACCTTCTTATTCTCAGCAACAACTCCAAGTATAAAGGAGATCACACCACAAGTTGCAACTGTCAGGGACATTAGTTTCATAGTAACAGCCATTATAACTTTGCCCCCCAACACAACAAACTTTAATTTACTGCACCAAAACATGAATAACCAGAAACCCATTCAGCGAGTCCCAAACATTttaacaaccaaacaaaactaaaataaaagggATCGGATTAAAACAACATCGGAATCaacaaaatatagaaagaaaaaaacatatatacttgtattgaataaaaaagatGGTGTTTGGGTAAGCGGGTAAGACCTGTATGGAAGAGGAGGAGAGCTCGAAATTGATTCAGTGGCAAATGGGTCTGAAGAGAGCAATAATTGAAGAGATGGGTTGCTCTCTGTTTCTCTTTCTACCGCTCTATTTGTGTTCTGAGAGTCCAGAGACAGAGAGtgtataaatataaatgcaCGTATAGTCCACGGAGTCACCTAAATAACTTAAATAGTCAAACTCATACCATTAATTAATGGAAAAATGGTGGTATAGCTAACAATAGCTCACACTATCTACTATGATAGAAAGTATCCAGTGAGATAATGGCCCATGCGCCGTCTcacccaaatttttttcctactaGGAGTAGTAAAAATCACATCTAAATATAtcattaactttttcctttatCATTCTCAGAGTCTCACCTACCataccccttttttttgggtacggTAGAATTACCCCACTTTACTGCATTGGAATCGTGCCAAAATTTGTGACACATAAGTTATTTGTAGATTATCTTGATTTCAATGAATAAAGTTTCTAAATTAAGGTGGTAATATGTAATTTAtggatttcaaaatataataaatgcaCGTTGGAATTTGGTGATGGCTTCAGCtacttaataaataaacatttttttaccaCCATGCACCTTTAATATGGTGGtcacttcacaaatataaatacTTATGGGGTGTTGGGGGTAAGGGCCGATGTTCAAGTCACTAaaagggagcttcacacacatatacaattagattaggttaaagtagaaATTATAtcatgtataaaataaataaataaacttttttttttactgagaaagtaataaaatctaaatgtatataataaaatttataatattttttttttcagcactcttaattaattattatgcTTCATTTGTTTCCTATAATGCaaataaatatttctaaatatcaatatattaatttttaaattataaaaacaaatggAGCAAAACGTATAAAATATGTacacataaaaatatatcttttttcaaataaaaaaaaattgttgccaCCACAAAACTAAGTCAAGAAAATATTTGCTATTGTTTTATTCACATGAAATCAATAACATTTcttattgtgggtccgagaggtctgcaatccggcccaaacaatccggcccaaactctatttgggcccagggcccgtgccgaggaggtatcttgccgaggacgaatgatcaatggccggggtagcaaggggaacggctgagaacttaccctgtcc
The Quercus lobata isolate SW786 chromosome 10, ValleyOak3.0 Primary Assembly, whole genome shotgun sequence DNA segment above includes these coding regions:
- the LOC115962589 gene encoding uncharacterized protein LOC115962589 — protein: MAVTMKLMSLTVATCGVISFILGVVAENKKPATGTQIIGKSSVTCKYPSDPTVVLGYLSVAFLIATTVAGYLSLFYPYKGKSVPQGAMFRSTSFVVFFNIALFTTGLAAALLLWPTITEQIHQVRNVYSSLDTECPTAKTGLLGGGAFLSLDSSLFWLVCLMLAANAREDYLDETGKDGEGEQGQVFVGDYNAPLPAKGSV